In the genome of Vicia villosa cultivar HV-30 ecotype Madison, WI linkage group LG7, Vvil1.0, whole genome shotgun sequence, one region contains:
- the LOC131616157 gene encoding uncharacterized protein LOC131616157, giving the protein MASENPKSETALENSKVEAITKAVDSLLKWHKSRSETEKPKLFEEEDFIYLVLTLKKIPTNGRVNPHKIPIPHSLLSPSSEQCLIIDDRANKPARLTKDEAKKKIQSESIPISKILKLSKLTTDYRPFEAKRKLCNSYDLFFADKTVVPLLPRLLGKQFFKKRKVPVQLDLKKKNWKEQIDRALSSALLFLRTGTCSVLKVAKMSMERDEIVENLAAAMEGVVEVFPKKWGVVRSFHVKLLESVALPVYQVVPDVRLKIEGVKDLEAALVKDEKKVRDGKDGKKSKKGRIHEIEYMDDRMSEEGDVRSDVDVADIDVDDDAVGGGDKVDDDHENSEIESGGIRIKKRKKGVKGKKEVLSEAGSVKSLKGSAKRKKKDVLETVNVNGNAAEEVSVKKGKDKLFTEDTGSDKKTKRADVKLAKGRKSKKVV; this is encoded by the coding sequence ATGGCGTCCGAAAACCCGAAATCAGAGACCGCGCTAGAGAATTCAAAAGTAGAGGCAATAACCAAAGCTGTAGATTCTCTTCTGAAATGGCACAAATCACGATCAGAAACCGAAAAACCCAAACTCTTCGAAGAAGAAGACTTCATCTACCTCGTCTTAACCCTAAAGAAGATTCCCACTAACGGCCGCGTTAACCCTCACAAGATCCCCATCCCTCACTCCCTCCTCTCGCCGTCATCGGAGCAATGTCTCATCATCGACGATCGTGCCAACAAGCCCGCTCGACTCACCAAAGATGAGGCTAAGAAGAAGATTCAGTCTGAGTCCATTCCTATTTCCAAGATTCTCAAGCTCTCGAAGCTCACCACGGATTATCGCCCGTTTGAGGCCAAGCGTAAGCTGTGTAATTCGTATGATTTGTTTTTTGCTGATAAGACTGTTGTGCCGTTGTTGCCGAGGTTGCTTGGGAAGCAGTTTTTTAAGAAGAGGAAGGTTCCGGTGCAGcttgatttgaagaagaagaactgGAAGGAGCAGATTGACAGGGCGTTATCTTCGGCGCTGCTGTTTTTGAGGACTGGGACTTGTAGTGTTTTGAAGGTGGCCAAGATGAGTATGGAGAGGGATGAGATTGTGGAGAATTTGGCTGCGGCGATGGAGGGGGTTGTTGAGGTTTTTCCTAAGAAATGGGGGGTTGTTAGGTCTTTTCATGTTAAGTTGTTGGAGTCAGTTGCGTTGCCGGTTTATCAGGTGGTGCCGGATGTTAGGTTGAAGATTGAGGGGGTTAAGGATTTGGAGGCTGCGCTGGTGAAGGATGAGAAGAAGGTTCGTGATGGGAAGGATGGGAAGAAGAGTAAGAAGGGGAGGATTCATGAGATTGAGTATATGGATGATAGAATGAGTGAGGAGGGTGATGTTCGTAGTGATGTTGATGTTGCTGatattgatgttgatgatgatgctgTTGGTGGTGGTGATAAGGTAGATGATGATCACGAGAACAGTGAGATTGAGAGTGGAGGGATTAGGAttaagaagaggaagaaaggaGTCAAAGGGAAGAAAGAGGTTTTGAGTGAGGCGGGAAGTGTGAAATCGTTGAAGGGATCTGCTAAGAGGAAGAAGAAAGATGTGTTAGAGACTGTGAATGTGAATGGAAATGCTGCAGAAGAAGTTTCCGTCAAGAAGGGCAAAGATAAATTGTTCACCGAGGACACTGGTTCGGACAAGAAGACAAAGAGAGCTGATGTGAAGTTAGCCAAGGGTAGGAAAAGTAAGAAAGTTGTATGA
- the LOC131616158 gene encoding 2-alkenal reductase (NADP(+)-dependent)-like, producing MAQVRNKQVILNDYVTGFPKESDMTIVDSTITLKIPEGSNDLVLLKNLYLSCDPYMRILMTKDTTAGLGALTPGSPMTGLGVSKVVESGDPEYKKDDLVWGMTKWEEYSLIPAAQILFKIEHTDVPLSYYTGILGMPGMTAYAGFFEVGSPKKGENVFVSAASGAVGQLVGQFAKLHGCYVVGSAGTKEKVDLLKNKFGYDEAFNYKEEQDLDAALKRYFPEGIDIYFENVGGKTLDAVLLNMRVHGRIPVCGMISQYNLAQPDGVTNLAHIIYKRIRIEGFVVFEYYHLYTKFLEFVLPLIREGRIVYVEDIAEGLENGPAALVGLFSGRNVGKQVLVVAHE from the exons ATGGCACAAGTGAGGAACAAACAAGTGATTCTGAATGATTATGTTACTGGTTTCCCTAAAGAATCAGACATGACCATAGTTGACAGTACCATAACTCTTAAGATTCCAGAAGGTTCCAACGATCTTGTTCTACTCAAAAATCTATACTTGTCTTGTGATCCTTACATGCGGATTCTCATGACCAAGGATACTACTGCTGGACTTGGTGCTCTCACCCCTGGTTCG CCTATGACAGGACTTGGAGTGTCTAAAGTTGTAGAATCTGGGGATCCAGAATATAAGAAAGATGATTTAGTTTGGGGTATGACTAAATGGGAAGAGTACAGCTTGATTCCTGCAgctcaaatacttttcaaaattgAGCATACTGATGTTCCACTTTCTTACTATACCGGAATTCTCG GTATGCCCGGAATGACTGCTTATGCAGGTTTCTTTGAAGTAGGAAGTCCTAAGAAAGGAGAGAATGTTTTTGTTTCAGCTGCCTCTGGTGCTGTTGGTCAACTTGTTGGCCAATTTGCTAAATTGCACGGTTGTTATGTGGTTGGAAGTGCTGGAACTAAAGAAAAGGTAGATCTGTTGAAGAATAAATTCGGATATGATGAAGCCTTTAACTACAAAGAAGAGCAAGACCTCGACGCAGCTTTGAAAAG ATACTTTCCAGAAGGCATTGACATTTACTTCGAGAATGTTGGGGGAAAGACACTTGATGCTGTACTTTTGAATATGAGAGTCCATGGTCGCATACCTGTCTGTGGAATGATTTCACAGTATAATCTTGCTCAACCAGACGGTGTAACGAATTTGGCACATATCATATATAAGCGGATTCGAATAGAAGGTTTTGTTGTATTTGAGTACTATCACCTTTATACGAAATTCTTGGAGTTTGTTTTGCCTCTTATAAGAGAAGGAAGGATTGTGTATGTTGAAGACATAGCTGAGGGTCTTGAGAATGGTCCTGCAGCTTTGGTTGGCCTTTTTAGTGGTCGCAATGTCGGTAAACAAGTTCTTGTTGTTGCTCATGAGTGA
- the LOC131619827 gene encoding hydroquinone glucosyltransferase-like yields MEKTMNIAVVPGVGYSHLLPILQFSKLLVKLHSYLHVICLIPTLGSLPTSSKTILQTLPSNINYTFLHPLHSKDLLPLGTTLETQLQLTVSHSLPSIHQALKSLVLRTPLVALIVDSFAVEALDLAKEFNLLSYIYYPGAATTLSLSLYLPKLDDETSCEYRDLTEPVKISGCVPLHGRDLYAYAPTLVFLFLVWNEIMIIICKFKLIIIDDTFYVCVTQGC; encoded by the coding sequence ATGGAGAAAACAATGAACATTGCAGTTGTTCCTGGTGTTGGATATAGCCACTTGCTTCCTATTCTTCAATTCTCAAAGCTGCTTGTTAAGCTTCATTCATATCTTCATGTCATATGTCTCATTCCCACCCTTGGTTCTCTCCCAACTTCCTCAAAAACCATTCTTCAAACTCTTCCATCAAACATCAACTACACTTTTCTTCATCCATTACACTCCAAGGACCTACTTCCACTAGGCACTACCTTAGAAACGCAACTCCAGCTCACAGTCTCTCACTCATTGCCATCTATACATCAGGCTTTGAAGTCATTGGTTTTAAGGACACCCCTTGTTGCTTTGATAGTTGATTCTTTTGCTGTTGAAGCACTAGACTTGGCTAAGGAATTCAACTTGTTGTCCTATATATACTATCCTGGAGCAGCTACTACACTTTCTTTGAGCCTTTATTTGCCTAAGTTGGATGATGAAACATCATGTGAGTACAGAGATTTAACAGAACCTGTCAAAATATCAGGCTGCGTACCACTCCACGGGAGAGATCTCTATGCTTATGCTCCTACTCTAGTTTTTCTGTTTCTTGTTTGGAATGAAATAATGATTATAATTTGCAAGTTTAAGCTCATTATTATTGATGACACATTCTATGTTTGTGTAACACAGGGATGTTAG